The Gammaproteobacteria bacterium genome contains the following window.
CGAAATCAATGTTGCTAAAGAACGGCAATTTGTATCAGTATCCGTCAATGCTGCCGAACCTTCAATAAACCCCCTTTTATGATCCGCCGCCAAACGTGAATCTATGATCAATAAATCCGGCTTTGCGTTGATCAGATCAATCATCTGTTCCGCATCAATTATCGTCGCCGGATCAGCGACTTGTCCCCAAGCCGGCAACACTATGCCCAACCCTGTCAGCGCAACCAGAAAACCGGCCATAACCTTCGCGATGTGACGATCAATCATTGCGATTTTGTCCTCTTCCCAGGAAAATGCTGATAGATATCCCAATTGCCACTTGCCCGCGCGGCATCGGCGTAGCGCACATATTCTTCATAGGTCAGGGTTTTCAGATCCTGACAGCGCTTCATGGCCTGGCCGTAATTTTCTGGCTTCTCCGCAATCAAGGTAGATGACAACAAAGAGGCCATCTCGGTACAACTTGCTCGTTGCAGCTCTTTGTAGCGTCGCTCATCATATTTAGCAGCATTCCGATCCACACCACACCCTGCCACTGCGATCAGCAGTGCAAACAGGGTCGCCTTGAATAACTTTGAAGTCGAATTCGCGTCCATTTCAATAATTCTCTTTAATGTTCTATCAATTCCAAAACTGCGGTCGCGGCCCTTTCACTTGCGTTTTGGCGCAATTGATAATGGATTCGTTGGAACATACCCACAATCCGATCATAATCCGTGGGGTTCCGAAGCAATTCCAGCGTCTTTTGTCCAAGATTGTCAGCCGTCGCCTGATCCTGAATCAACTCAGAGACCACCAACTCGCCCGCCAATAAGTTTGGCAATGACACATAAGGTGTCTTTATCATTCGTTTGGCAATCCAATACGTCAACGGCGCCAGCCGATATGTCACAACCATTGGTCGCTTTAATAATAAAGCCTCCAATGTTGCCGTCCCCGATGCCAGAATCACGACATCTGCTGCCTCCATGACATCCCTGGCTTGTCCCTCTTGTACTCTAAGATCAATACCAGATGTGACAAACTCATTGGCAAACTCTTCAAATGCACTCTGAGTTGCCTTGGTCGCCAACGGTGCCACAAAAACAATATCCTTTTGCCGTTGATGTATCCATGACGCAGTATCCAGCAGCAACTTTCCTAATGCATTGACCTCGCTCATGCGACTGCCGGGCAAGAGCGCA
Protein-coding sequences here:
- a CDS encoding rhodanese-like domain-containing protein yields the protein MIDRHIAKVMAGFLVALTGLGIVLPAWGQVADPATIIDAEQMIDLINAKPDLLIIDSRLAADHKRGFIEGSAALTDTDTNCRSLATLISSKHRPLVFYCNGPKCKRSKAAIAIAKSCGYDQLYWFRGGMEEWIQKKYIYNKNE